Genomic DNA from Ferroacidibacillus organovorans:
TGATCCGCAAAGCCGATTGAGCGTGAGTGCCGTCGAAGTTTGGGGAATTCCAGAGCGCAGCGCGACATGCCGCGAGAGGTATGCTGCGTTGGCGGATGATTGAACGACATTCCCAAGAACGACTTGGTCGATGCGAGACGGTTCAATGCCGCTTCGCTTCATTGCCTCAACGGAGGCAGCAATCGCGAGTTCTTCTGCAGAGACATCCTTGAATGCGCCACCAAAGGTGCCAAAAGGCGTTCTCGCCCCACCCAGCACATAGACGTTCTTCAAATTGAAACCTCCCCGTAGACCGCAAAAATTTCTCCGACTGTACGTTGCGCGACATTTTTCACAGCCGCATTGGCAAATGGCGTCAACGCGGCGCAATCCGACACACGTATTCCTTGAAGCTCAAGAGCCCGCAACACCGTGGGATAGATCGCCCGTTTTGCACCATCTGCAATCTTGACTGCGATGCCTATCCCTTCGTTCATGATGCCTAGACCATGCACTCCTTCTGCGCCTTCTTTGCCGACAATCCGCTCCGGAAATGTGTTCATAAGCACCGTGTCAAAACGGTTAGTCCCACCGACCATCTCTGCGTGGCGATTCATCGCGTGAGCAATTTTTGTGAGCGCATCGCGATAAATCTGCGGGGCATATTCTGGGTTTGCCAAACGCGCAAACAAGAGCGCTAGGGTTTGCAGCGGCACACCAAAAACTGGAGCCCCACATCCATCCGTCTCAACTTCGATCTGCTGGGGATTCACCTCACCAATTTCTGCAACCGCATTCAAAATAAAACGTTGTAAAGGATGATCCTTATCCAAATAATCATCTGTAGACTCACCGCGCGCCTTGGCTGCCGCGATCATGCCTGCGTGTTTCCCAGAGCAGTTGTTGTGAAGTTGGCGCACGTCAACCCCAGATTTCAACAATTCGCGC
This window encodes:
- a CDS encoding asparaginase; amino-acid sequence: MSHGIELVHVTRGKSTESIHMGHVAVVSADGRLLRAWGDARANVFARSSLKPFQALGLVMSGAIEKYGFTEQELALACASHSGEKQHVALAWSMLQKSGAREEDLQCGAHLPYNELASRELLKSGVDVRQLHNNCSGKHAGMIAAAKARGESTDDYLDKDHPLQRFILNAVAEIGEVNPQQIEVETDGCGAPVFGVPLQTLALLFARLANPEYAPQIYRDALTKIAHAMNRHAEMVGGTNRFDTVLMNTFPERIVGKEGAEGVHGLGIMNEGIGIAVKIADGAKRAIYPTVLRALELQGIRVSDCAALTPFANAAVKNVAQRTVGEIFAVYGEVSI